The following are encoded together in the Mastacembelus armatus chromosome 6, fMasArm1.2, whole genome shotgun sequence genome:
- the LOC113133124 gene encoding protein phosphatase 1 regulatory subunit 12A isoform X1 yields the protein MAATDHSRSEAAKQRRQDQLQRWLGSETDRTGLEARETSSGSGTRRAKVRFAQGAVFMAACSAGDREEVAALLRQGADINHANIDGLTALHQACIDENAEMVQFLVESGSDVNRGDNEGWTPLHAAASCGFIQIAKYLIEHGAHVGAVNSEGELPLDVATEDAMERLLKAEIKKQGIDVDKARKEEERIMLQDAMAVLAGRGSLTPHPNTRATSLHVAAAKGYIEVLKVLLQCGVDVDSRDIDGWTPLHAAAHWGQEEVCTLLADNMCDMGAVNNVGQTPLDVADENLVDTLEELQKKQNALRSEKEKQTPVIETSSQISMVPVRPRRTSISRMSSKEKICLHEREKHPPPALQSSPAEDEEEEGQAGQVQSQSQAKASSSSSSEEESESESDAESEKAKNREIINNLNNKRITGSLLSTSMSTSTVTSQVKKQEPTKPASTEAPGSWRTSLRKADSSVTLGSAGLSDSNQDSSRPPESGLGMTRSASSPRLSSEADTKEPRLARVPPIPTRRLFSIPDSNPDNSNSWLSRSSSYTRRLHSQLGNDITSSTPYLLHSSSYGKRLDDPTMTSASTGTSSAGLSRLNSVLAQRFPQEQAEKTEKKDLSTVTTSNSQSTTTAEQETKQRRKSYLTPVRDEEAEAQRKARSRHARQSRRSTQGVTLTDLQEAEKTMKTMKSDNKGRDVEAEEKEKEKEAKTKKGEEGEVSWRSRIASLQKSDLLGLTQPAGTPRPQMSDRRDVEASTGESETERWARERRERRQARARRKAQRTGESDDNDPSGEEEFSGSGLDPQTDQHLSSRSNVSYNDCTQRGESETKDFKKLFEEVSRENNQLQSQLQDTQRIVSQTRLDLEKATQRQERFSDCSALLELERKDRRMLERRMAELEEELKVLVDLRADNQRLKDENGALIRVISKLSK from the exons ATGGCGGCCACTGACCATTCCCGGTCCGAAGCTGCCAAGCAGCGTCGGCAGGATCAGCTGCAGCGATGGTTGGGCTCGGAAACGGATCGGACGGGATTGGAGGCCCGGGAAACTTCCAGCGGTTCCGGGACGCGGCGGGCGAAAGTCCGGTTCGCCCAAGGAGCAGTATTTATGGCCGCCTGCTCCGCCGGAGACCGGGAGGAGGTGGCGGCGTTGCTCCGGCAGGGAGCTGACATCAACCACGCCAACATAGACGGGCTGACAGCGCTTCACCAG GCCTGCATTGATGAAAATGCTGAAATGGTGCAGTTTTTGGTGGAGAGCGGAAGTGATGTGAACAGAGGGGACAACGAGGGCTGGACTCCTCTGCACGCTGCAGCATCCTGTGGCTTCATCCAGATTGCCAA atATTTGATAGAGCATGGCGCTCATGTTGGAGCGGTAAACAGTGAAGGAGAACTTCCTCTAGATGTTGCCACAGAAGACGCCATGGAGAGACTGCTCAAAGCTGAAATCAAAAAACAAG GAATAGACGTGGACAAGGCTcgaaaggaagaggagaggatcATGCTCCAGGACGCCATGGCAGTGCTGGCAGGACGTGGTAGTCTCACACCTCACCCAAACACCAGGGCAACCTCTCTGCACGTTGCTGCTGCCAAAGGCTACATCGAAGTTCTAAA GGTGCTGTTACAATGTGGGGTGGATGTGGACAGCAGGGACATCGACGGATGGACGCCCCTGCATGCAGCAGCTCACTGGGGGCAGGAGGAGGTGTGCACCCTGCTTGCTGACAACATGTGTGATATGGGTGCTGTCAACAACGTG GGCCAAACACCTCTAGATGTTGCAGATGAGAACCTTGTGGACactctggaggagctgcagaagaAACAGAACGCT TTACGCAgcgagaaagagaaacagactcCTGTTATTGAGACCAGTTCGCAAATCTCCATGGTACCAGTTCGCCCACGCAG GACCTCTATCTCTCGTATGAGCAGTAAGGAGAAAATCTGCCTCCACGAGCGGGAGAAGCACCCACCTCCTGCTTTGCAAAGCAGTCCGGctgaggacgaggaggaggaaggccAGGCAGGACAGGTTCAGTCTCAGAGTCAGGCAAAagcctccagcagctccagctctgAGGAGGAGAGTGAATCTGAGAGTGACGCAGAGTCAG AGAAAGCGAAAAACCGGGAGATCATAAACAACCTGAACAACAAACGCATCACCGGCAGCCTGCTTTCTACCTCCATGTCAACGAGTACTGTTACAAGCCAAGTGAAGAAG CAGGAACCAACCAAACCTGCATCCACTGAGGCCCCAGGCTCCTGGAGAACATCTCTGAGGAAGGCAGACAGTTCGGTGACTCTGGGCTCAGCTGGACTGTCTGATTCCAACCAGGATTCCAGCAGACCTCCAGAGTCGGGTCTGGGTATGACCCGTTCTGCCTCTAGCCCCCGCCTCAGCTCCGAGGCTGACACCAAG GAGCCAAGGCTCGCTCGGGTACCGCCTATACCAACACGGAGACTCTTCAGTATTCCAGACAGCAACCCTGACAACTCCAACAG TTGGCTAAGCCGTAGCTCCTCTTACACCCGGCGCCTTCATAGTCAATTAGGGAATGATATCACTAGTTCCACTCCCTATTTGCTTCACAG CTCATCTTATGGAAAGAGACTGGATGATCCCACCATGACCTCAGCTAGCACAGGAACAAGCTCTGCTGGACTCAGCCGCCTTAATAGCGTCTTGGCGCAgag ATTTCCtcaggaacaggcagaaaagacagagaagaaggaCCTTTCTACTGTCACCACCTCCAACTCTCAGAGCACAACCACGGCCGAACAGGAGACCAAGCAGAGACGCAA ATCCTATTTGACACCAGTGCGGGATGAAGAAGCAGAGGCGCAGAGGAAGGCTCGCTCCCGACATGCTCGGCAATCCCGCCGTtccactcag GGGGTGACACTAACTGACCTTCAGGAGGCGGAAAAGACAATGAAGACGATGAAGTCAGACAATAAAGGGAGAGATGTGgaggcagaagagaaggagaaggagaaagaagcaaagacgaagaagggagaggagggg GAGGTGAGCTGGAGGTCTCGTATTGCCAGCCTGCAGAAGTCAGACCTTCTTGGCCTCACGCAGCCCGCTGGTACGCCACGACCTCAGATGTCTGACAGGAGAG ATGTTGAGGCTAGCACAGGGGAGAGCGAGACAGAGCGATGGGCCAGGGAGCGAAGGGAGAGAAGACAAGCTCGGGCCAGGAGGAAGGCACAGAGGACTGGCGAG AGTGATGACAACGATCCAAGCGGAGAGGAGGAATTCTCAGGAAGTGGACTTGATCCACAG acAGACCAGCACTTGAGTTCCAG GTCAAATGTATCTTATAATGACTGTACCCAGAGAGGAGAATCTGAGACCAAGGATTTTAAGAAG TTGTTTGAGGAGGTTTCCAGAGAAAACAACCAGCTTCAGTCTCAGCTGCAGGACACCCAGAGGATCGTCAGTCAGACCAGATTGGACCTGGAGAAGGCCACACAG AGACAGGAGCGCTTCAGTGACTGTTCAGCCCTGTTGGAGCTGGAGAGAAAG GACCGGAGGATGTTGGAGCGGCGAATGGCAGAGCTGGAAGAGGAGCTGAAG GTTCTTGTTGACCTGAGAGCAGACAACCAGCGTCTTAAAGATGAAAATGGAGCGCTGATCCGTGTCATCAGCAAACTCTCCAAATag
- the LOC113133124 gene encoding protein phosphatase 1 regulatory subunit 12A isoform X2, protein MAATDHSRSEAAKQRRQDQLQRWLGSETDRTGLEARETSSGSGTRRAKVRFAQGAVFMAACSAGDREEVAALLRQGADINHANIDGLTALHQACIDENAEMVQFLVESGSDVNRGDNEGWTPLHAAASCGFIQIAKYLIEHGAHVGAVNSEGELPLDVATEDAMERLLKAEIKKQGIDVDKARKEEERIMLQDAMAVLAGRGSLTPHPNTRATSLHVAAAKGYIEVLKVLLQCGVDVDSRDIDGWTPLHAAAHWGQEEVCTLLADNMCDMGAVNNVGQTPLDVADENLVDTLEELQKKQNALRSEKEKQTPVIETSSQISMVPVRPRRTSISRMSSKEKICLHEREKHPPPALQSSPAEDEEEEGQAGQVQSQSQAKASSSSSSEEESESESDAESEKAKNREIINNLNNKRITGSLLSTSMSTSTVTSQVKKEPTKPASTEAPGSWRTSLRKADSSVTLGSAGLSDSNQDSSRPPESGLGMTRSASSPRLSSEADTKEPRLARVPPIPTRRLFSIPDSNPDNSNSWLSRSSSYTRRLHSQLGNDITSSTPYLLHSSSYGKRLDDPTMTSASTGTSSAGLSRLNSVLAQRFPQEQAEKTEKKDLSTVTTSNSQSTTTAEQETKQRRKSYLTPVRDEEAEAQRKARSRHARQSRRSTQGVTLTDLQEAEKTMKTMKSDNKGRDVEAEEKEKEKEAKTKKGEEGEVSWRSRIASLQKSDLLGLTQPAGTPRPQMSDRRDVEASTGESETERWARERRERRQARARRKAQRTGESDDNDPSGEEEFSGSGLDPQTDQHLSSRSNVSYNDCTQRGESETKDFKKLFEEVSRENNQLQSQLQDTQRIVSQTRLDLEKATQRQERFSDCSALLELERKDRRMLERRMAELEEELKVLVDLRADNQRLKDENGALIRVISKLSK, encoded by the exons ATGGCGGCCACTGACCATTCCCGGTCCGAAGCTGCCAAGCAGCGTCGGCAGGATCAGCTGCAGCGATGGTTGGGCTCGGAAACGGATCGGACGGGATTGGAGGCCCGGGAAACTTCCAGCGGTTCCGGGACGCGGCGGGCGAAAGTCCGGTTCGCCCAAGGAGCAGTATTTATGGCCGCCTGCTCCGCCGGAGACCGGGAGGAGGTGGCGGCGTTGCTCCGGCAGGGAGCTGACATCAACCACGCCAACATAGACGGGCTGACAGCGCTTCACCAG GCCTGCATTGATGAAAATGCTGAAATGGTGCAGTTTTTGGTGGAGAGCGGAAGTGATGTGAACAGAGGGGACAACGAGGGCTGGACTCCTCTGCACGCTGCAGCATCCTGTGGCTTCATCCAGATTGCCAA atATTTGATAGAGCATGGCGCTCATGTTGGAGCGGTAAACAGTGAAGGAGAACTTCCTCTAGATGTTGCCACAGAAGACGCCATGGAGAGACTGCTCAAAGCTGAAATCAAAAAACAAG GAATAGACGTGGACAAGGCTcgaaaggaagaggagaggatcATGCTCCAGGACGCCATGGCAGTGCTGGCAGGACGTGGTAGTCTCACACCTCACCCAAACACCAGGGCAACCTCTCTGCACGTTGCTGCTGCCAAAGGCTACATCGAAGTTCTAAA GGTGCTGTTACAATGTGGGGTGGATGTGGACAGCAGGGACATCGACGGATGGACGCCCCTGCATGCAGCAGCTCACTGGGGGCAGGAGGAGGTGTGCACCCTGCTTGCTGACAACATGTGTGATATGGGTGCTGTCAACAACGTG GGCCAAACACCTCTAGATGTTGCAGATGAGAACCTTGTGGACactctggaggagctgcagaagaAACAGAACGCT TTACGCAgcgagaaagagaaacagactcCTGTTATTGAGACCAGTTCGCAAATCTCCATGGTACCAGTTCGCCCACGCAG GACCTCTATCTCTCGTATGAGCAGTAAGGAGAAAATCTGCCTCCACGAGCGGGAGAAGCACCCACCTCCTGCTTTGCAAAGCAGTCCGGctgaggacgaggaggaggaaggccAGGCAGGACAGGTTCAGTCTCAGAGTCAGGCAAAagcctccagcagctccagctctgAGGAGGAGAGTGAATCTGAGAGTGACGCAGAGTCAG AGAAAGCGAAAAACCGGGAGATCATAAACAACCTGAACAACAAACGCATCACCGGCAGCCTGCTTTCTACCTCCATGTCAACGAGTACTGTTACAAGCCAAGTGAAGAAG GAACCAACCAAACCTGCATCCACTGAGGCCCCAGGCTCCTGGAGAACATCTCTGAGGAAGGCAGACAGTTCGGTGACTCTGGGCTCAGCTGGACTGTCTGATTCCAACCAGGATTCCAGCAGACCTCCAGAGTCGGGTCTGGGTATGACCCGTTCTGCCTCTAGCCCCCGCCTCAGCTCCGAGGCTGACACCAAG GAGCCAAGGCTCGCTCGGGTACCGCCTATACCAACACGGAGACTCTTCAGTATTCCAGACAGCAACCCTGACAACTCCAACAG TTGGCTAAGCCGTAGCTCCTCTTACACCCGGCGCCTTCATAGTCAATTAGGGAATGATATCACTAGTTCCACTCCCTATTTGCTTCACAG CTCATCTTATGGAAAGAGACTGGATGATCCCACCATGACCTCAGCTAGCACAGGAACAAGCTCTGCTGGACTCAGCCGCCTTAATAGCGTCTTGGCGCAgag ATTTCCtcaggaacaggcagaaaagacagagaagaaggaCCTTTCTACTGTCACCACCTCCAACTCTCAGAGCACAACCACGGCCGAACAGGAGACCAAGCAGAGACGCAA ATCCTATTTGACACCAGTGCGGGATGAAGAAGCAGAGGCGCAGAGGAAGGCTCGCTCCCGACATGCTCGGCAATCCCGCCGTtccactcag GGGGTGACACTAACTGACCTTCAGGAGGCGGAAAAGACAATGAAGACGATGAAGTCAGACAATAAAGGGAGAGATGTGgaggcagaagagaaggagaaggagaaagaagcaaagacgaagaagggagaggagggg GAGGTGAGCTGGAGGTCTCGTATTGCCAGCCTGCAGAAGTCAGACCTTCTTGGCCTCACGCAGCCCGCTGGTACGCCACGACCTCAGATGTCTGACAGGAGAG ATGTTGAGGCTAGCACAGGGGAGAGCGAGACAGAGCGATGGGCCAGGGAGCGAAGGGAGAGAAGACAAGCTCGGGCCAGGAGGAAGGCACAGAGGACTGGCGAG AGTGATGACAACGATCCAAGCGGAGAGGAGGAATTCTCAGGAAGTGGACTTGATCCACAG acAGACCAGCACTTGAGTTCCAG GTCAAATGTATCTTATAATGACTGTACCCAGAGAGGAGAATCTGAGACCAAGGATTTTAAGAAG TTGTTTGAGGAGGTTTCCAGAGAAAACAACCAGCTTCAGTCTCAGCTGCAGGACACCCAGAGGATCGTCAGTCAGACCAGATTGGACCTGGAGAAGGCCACACAG AGACAGGAGCGCTTCAGTGACTGTTCAGCCCTGTTGGAGCTGGAGAGAAAG GACCGGAGGATGTTGGAGCGGCGAATGGCAGAGCTGGAAGAGGAGCTGAAG GTTCTTGTTGACCTGAGAGCAGACAACCAGCGTCTTAAAGATGAAAATGGAGCGCTGATCCGTGTCATCAGCAAACTCTCCAAATag
- the LOC113133124 gene encoding protein phosphatase 1 regulatory subunit 12A isoform X3 — MAATDHSRSEAAKQRRQDQLQRWLGSETDRTGLEARETSSGSGTRRAKVRFAQGAVFMAACSAGDREEVAALLRQGADINHANIDGLTALHQACIDENAEMVQFLVESGSDVNRGDNEGWTPLHAAASCGFIQIAKYLIEHGAHVGAVNSEGELPLDVATEDAMERLLKAEIKKQGIDVDKARKEEERIMLQDAMAVLAGRGSLTPHPNTRATSLHVAAAKGYIEVLKVLLQCGVDVDSRDIDGWTPLHAAAHWGQEEVCTLLADNMCDMGAVNNVGQTPLDVADENLVDTLEELQKKQNALRSEKEKQTPVIETSSQISMVPVRPRSKEKICLHEREKHPPPALQSSPAEDEEEEGQAGQVQSQSQAKASSSSSSEEESESESDAESEKAKNREIINNLNNKRITGSLLSTSMSTSTVTSQVKKQEPTKPASTEAPGSWRTSLRKADSSVTLGSAGLSDSNQDSSRPPESGLGMTRSASSPRLSSEADTKEPRLARVPPIPTRRLFSIPDSNPDNSNSWLSRSSSYTRRLHSQLGNDITSSTPYLLHSSSYGKRLDDPTMTSASTGTSSAGLSRLNSVLAQRFPQEQAEKTEKKDLSTVTTSNSQSTTTAEQETKQRRKSYLTPVRDEEAEAQRKARSRHARQSRRSTQGVTLTDLQEAEKTMKTMKSDNKGRDVEAEEKEKEKEAKTKKGEEGEVSWRSRIASLQKSDLLGLTQPAGTPRPQMSDRRDVEASTGESETERWARERRERRQARARRKAQRTGESDDNDPSGEEEFSGSGLDPQTDQHLSSRSNVSYNDCTQRGESETKDFKKLFEEVSRENNQLQSQLQDTQRIVSQTRLDLEKATQRQERFSDCSALLELERKDRRMLERRMAELEEELKVLVDLRADNQRLKDENGALIRVISKLSK, encoded by the exons ATGGCGGCCACTGACCATTCCCGGTCCGAAGCTGCCAAGCAGCGTCGGCAGGATCAGCTGCAGCGATGGTTGGGCTCGGAAACGGATCGGACGGGATTGGAGGCCCGGGAAACTTCCAGCGGTTCCGGGACGCGGCGGGCGAAAGTCCGGTTCGCCCAAGGAGCAGTATTTATGGCCGCCTGCTCCGCCGGAGACCGGGAGGAGGTGGCGGCGTTGCTCCGGCAGGGAGCTGACATCAACCACGCCAACATAGACGGGCTGACAGCGCTTCACCAG GCCTGCATTGATGAAAATGCTGAAATGGTGCAGTTTTTGGTGGAGAGCGGAAGTGATGTGAACAGAGGGGACAACGAGGGCTGGACTCCTCTGCACGCTGCAGCATCCTGTGGCTTCATCCAGATTGCCAA atATTTGATAGAGCATGGCGCTCATGTTGGAGCGGTAAACAGTGAAGGAGAACTTCCTCTAGATGTTGCCACAGAAGACGCCATGGAGAGACTGCTCAAAGCTGAAATCAAAAAACAAG GAATAGACGTGGACAAGGCTcgaaaggaagaggagaggatcATGCTCCAGGACGCCATGGCAGTGCTGGCAGGACGTGGTAGTCTCACACCTCACCCAAACACCAGGGCAACCTCTCTGCACGTTGCTGCTGCCAAAGGCTACATCGAAGTTCTAAA GGTGCTGTTACAATGTGGGGTGGATGTGGACAGCAGGGACATCGACGGATGGACGCCCCTGCATGCAGCAGCTCACTGGGGGCAGGAGGAGGTGTGCACCCTGCTTGCTGACAACATGTGTGATATGGGTGCTGTCAACAACGTG GGCCAAACACCTCTAGATGTTGCAGATGAGAACCTTGTGGACactctggaggagctgcagaagaAACAGAACGCT TTACGCAgcgagaaagagaaacagactcCTGTTATTGAGACCAGTTCGCAAATCTCCATGGTACCAGTTCGCCCACGCAG TAAGGAGAAAATCTGCCTCCACGAGCGGGAGAAGCACCCACCTCCTGCTTTGCAAAGCAGTCCGGctgaggacgaggaggaggaaggccAGGCAGGACAGGTTCAGTCTCAGAGTCAGGCAAAagcctccagcagctccagctctgAGGAGGAGAGTGAATCTGAGAGTGACGCAGAGTCAG AGAAAGCGAAAAACCGGGAGATCATAAACAACCTGAACAACAAACGCATCACCGGCAGCCTGCTTTCTACCTCCATGTCAACGAGTACTGTTACAAGCCAAGTGAAGAAG CAGGAACCAACCAAACCTGCATCCACTGAGGCCCCAGGCTCCTGGAGAACATCTCTGAGGAAGGCAGACAGTTCGGTGACTCTGGGCTCAGCTGGACTGTCTGATTCCAACCAGGATTCCAGCAGACCTCCAGAGTCGGGTCTGGGTATGACCCGTTCTGCCTCTAGCCCCCGCCTCAGCTCCGAGGCTGACACCAAG GAGCCAAGGCTCGCTCGGGTACCGCCTATACCAACACGGAGACTCTTCAGTATTCCAGACAGCAACCCTGACAACTCCAACAG TTGGCTAAGCCGTAGCTCCTCTTACACCCGGCGCCTTCATAGTCAATTAGGGAATGATATCACTAGTTCCACTCCCTATTTGCTTCACAG CTCATCTTATGGAAAGAGACTGGATGATCCCACCATGACCTCAGCTAGCACAGGAACAAGCTCTGCTGGACTCAGCCGCCTTAATAGCGTCTTGGCGCAgag ATTTCCtcaggaacaggcagaaaagacagagaagaaggaCCTTTCTACTGTCACCACCTCCAACTCTCAGAGCACAACCACGGCCGAACAGGAGACCAAGCAGAGACGCAA ATCCTATTTGACACCAGTGCGGGATGAAGAAGCAGAGGCGCAGAGGAAGGCTCGCTCCCGACATGCTCGGCAATCCCGCCGTtccactcag GGGGTGACACTAACTGACCTTCAGGAGGCGGAAAAGACAATGAAGACGATGAAGTCAGACAATAAAGGGAGAGATGTGgaggcagaagagaaggagaaggagaaagaagcaaagacgaagaagggagaggagggg GAGGTGAGCTGGAGGTCTCGTATTGCCAGCCTGCAGAAGTCAGACCTTCTTGGCCTCACGCAGCCCGCTGGTACGCCACGACCTCAGATGTCTGACAGGAGAG ATGTTGAGGCTAGCACAGGGGAGAGCGAGACAGAGCGATGGGCCAGGGAGCGAAGGGAGAGAAGACAAGCTCGGGCCAGGAGGAAGGCACAGAGGACTGGCGAG AGTGATGACAACGATCCAAGCGGAGAGGAGGAATTCTCAGGAAGTGGACTTGATCCACAG acAGACCAGCACTTGAGTTCCAG GTCAAATGTATCTTATAATGACTGTACCCAGAGAGGAGAATCTGAGACCAAGGATTTTAAGAAG TTGTTTGAGGAGGTTTCCAGAGAAAACAACCAGCTTCAGTCTCAGCTGCAGGACACCCAGAGGATCGTCAGTCAGACCAGATTGGACCTGGAGAAGGCCACACAG AGACAGGAGCGCTTCAGTGACTGTTCAGCCCTGTTGGAGCTGGAGAGAAAG GACCGGAGGATGTTGGAGCGGCGAATGGCAGAGCTGGAAGAGGAGCTGAAG GTTCTTGTTGACCTGAGAGCAGACAACCAGCGTCTTAAAGATGAAAATGGAGCGCTGATCCGTGTCATCAGCAAACTCTCCAAATag
- the LOC113133124 gene encoding protein phosphatase 1 regulatory subunit 12A isoform X6, which yields MAATDHSRSEAAKQRRQDQLQRWLGSETDRTGLEARETSSGSGTRRAKVRFAQGAVFMAACSAGDREEVAALLRQGADINHANIDGLTALHQACIDENAEMVQFLVESGSDVNRGDNEGWTPLHAAASCGFIQIAKYLIEHGAHVGAVNSEGELPLDVATEDAMERLLKAEIKKQGIDVDKARKEEERIMLQDAMAVLAGRGSLTPHPNTRATSLHVAAAKGYIEVLKVLLQCGVDVDSRDIDGWTPLHAAAHWGQEEVCTLLADNMCDMGAVNNVGQTPLDVADENLVDTLEELQKKQNALRSEKEKQTPVIETSSQISMVPVRPRRTSISRMSSKEKICLHEREKHPPPALQSSPAEDEEEEGQAGQVQSQSQAKASSSSSSEEESESESDAESEKAKNREIINNLNNKRITGSLLSTSMSTSTVTSQVKKQEPTKPASTEAPGSWRTSLRKADSSVTLGSAGLSDSNQDSSRPPESGLGMTRSASSPRLSSEADTKEPRLARVPPIPTRRLFSIPDSNPDNSNSSSYGKRLDDPTMTSASTGTSSAGLSRLNSVLAQRFPQEQAEKTEKKDLSTVTTSNSQSTTTAEQETKQRRKSYLTPVRDEEAEAQRKARSRHARQSRRSTQGVTLTDLQEAEKTMKTMKSDNKGRDVEAEEKEKEKEAKTKKGEEGEVSWRSRIASLQKSDLLGLTQPAGTPRPQMSDRRDVEASTGESETERWARERRERRQARARRKAQRTGESDDNDPSGEEEFSGSGLDPQTDQHLSSRSNVSYNDCTQRGESETKDFKKLFEEVSRENNQLQSQLQDTQRIVSQTRLDLEKATQRQERFSDCSALLELERKDRRMLERRMAELEEELKVLVDLRADNQRLKDENGALIRVISKLSK from the exons ATGGCGGCCACTGACCATTCCCGGTCCGAAGCTGCCAAGCAGCGTCGGCAGGATCAGCTGCAGCGATGGTTGGGCTCGGAAACGGATCGGACGGGATTGGAGGCCCGGGAAACTTCCAGCGGTTCCGGGACGCGGCGGGCGAAAGTCCGGTTCGCCCAAGGAGCAGTATTTATGGCCGCCTGCTCCGCCGGAGACCGGGAGGAGGTGGCGGCGTTGCTCCGGCAGGGAGCTGACATCAACCACGCCAACATAGACGGGCTGACAGCGCTTCACCAG GCCTGCATTGATGAAAATGCTGAAATGGTGCAGTTTTTGGTGGAGAGCGGAAGTGATGTGAACAGAGGGGACAACGAGGGCTGGACTCCTCTGCACGCTGCAGCATCCTGTGGCTTCATCCAGATTGCCAA atATTTGATAGAGCATGGCGCTCATGTTGGAGCGGTAAACAGTGAAGGAGAACTTCCTCTAGATGTTGCCACAGAAGACGCCATGGAGAGACTGCTCAAAGCTGAAATCAAAAAACAAG GAATAGACGTGGACAAGGCTcgaaaggaagaggagaggatcATGCTCCAGGACGCCATGGCAGTGCTGGCAGGACGTGGTAGTCTCACACCTCACCCAAACACCAGGGCAACCTCTCTGCACGTTGCTGCTGCCAAAGGCTACATCGAAGTTCTAAA GGTGCTGTTACAATGTGGGGTGGATGTGGACAGCAGGGACATCGACGGATGGACGCCCCTGCATGCAGCAGCTCACTGGGGGCAGGAGGAGGTGTGCACCCTGCTTGCTGACAACATGTGTGATATGGGTGCTGTCAACAACGTG GGCCAAACACCTCTAGATGTTGCAGATGAGAACCTTGTGGACactctggaggagctgcagaagaAACAGAACGCT TTACGCAgcgagaaagagaaacagactcCTGTTATTGAGACCAGTTCGCAAATCTCCATGGTACCAGTTCGCCCACGCAG GACCTCTATCTCTCGTATGAGCAGTAAGGAGAAAATCTGCCTCCACGAGCGGGAGAAGCACCCACCTCCTGCTTTGCAAAGCAGTCCGGctgaggacgaggaggaggaaggccAGGCAGGACAGGTTCAGTCTCAGAGTCAGGCAAAagcctccagcagctccagctctgAGGAGGAGAGTGAATCTGAGAGTGACGCAGAGTCAG AGAAAGCGAAAAACCGGGAGATCATAAACAACCTGAACAACAAACGCATCACCGGCAGCCTGCTTTCTACCTCCATGTCAACGAGTACTGTTACAAGCCAAGTGAAGAAG CAGGAACCAACCAAACCTGCATCCACTGAGGCCCCAGGCTCCTGGAGAACATCTCTGAGGAAGGCAGACAGTTCGGTGACTCTGGGCTCAGCTGGACTGTCTGATTCCAACCAGGATTCCAGCAGACCTCCAGAGTCGGGTCTGGGTATGACCCGTTCTGCCTCTAGCCCCCGCCTCAGCTCCGAGGCTGACACCAAG GAGCCAAGGCTCGCTCGGGTACCGCCTATACCAACACGGAGACTCTTCAGTATTCCAGACAGCAACCCTGACAACTCCAACAG CTCATCTTATGGAAAGAGACTGGATGATCCCACCATGACCTCAGCTAGCACAGGAACAAGCTCTGCTGGACTCAGCCGCCTTAATAGCGTCTTGGCGCAgag ATTTCCtcaggaacaggcagaaaagacagagaagaaggaCCTTTCTACTGTCACCACCTCCAACTCTCAGAGCACAACCACGGCCGAACAGGAGACCAAGCAGAGACGCAA ATCCTATTTGACACCAGTGCGGGATGAAGAAGCAGAGGCGCAGAGGAAGGCTCGCTCCCGACATGCTCGGCAATCCCGCCGTtccactcag GGGGTGACACTAACTGACCTTCAGGAGGCGGAAAAGACAATGAAGACGATGAAGTCAGACAATAAAGGGAGAGATGTGgaggcagaagagaaggagaaggagaaagaagcaaagacgaagaagggagaggagggg GAGGTGAGCTGGAGGTCTCGTATTGCCAGCCTGCAGAAGTCAGACCTTCTTGGCCTCACGCAGCCCGCTGGTACGCCACGACCTCAGATGTCTGACAGGAGAG ATGTTGAGGCTAGCACAGGGGAGAGCGAGACAGAGCGATGGGCCAGGGAGCGAAGGGAGAGAAGACAAGCTCGGGCCAGGAGGAAGGCACAGAGGACTGGCGAG AGTGATGACAACGATCCAAGCGGAGAGGAGGAATTCTCAGGAAGTGGACTTGATCCACAG acAGACCAGCACTTGAGTTCCAG GTCAAATGTATCTTATAATGACTGTACCCAGAGAGGAGAATCTGAGACCAAGGATTTTAAGAAG TTGTTTGAGGAGGTTTCCAGAGAAAACAACCAGCTTCAGTCTCAGCTGCAGGACACCCAGAGGATCGTCAGTCAGACCAGATTGGACCTGGAGAAGGCCACACAG AGACAGGAGCGCTTCAGTGACTGTTCAGCCCTGTTGGAGCTGGAGAGAAAG GACCGGAGGATGTTGGAGCGGCGAATGGCAGAGCTGGAAGAGGAGCTGAAG GTTCTTGTTGACCTGAGAGCAGACAACCAGCGTCTTAAAGATGAAAATGGAGCGCTGATCCGTGTCATCAGCAAACTCTCCAAATag